A section of the Desulfurella sp. genome encodes:
- a CDS encoding peptidyl-prolyl cis-trans isomerase codes for MKKILVFITGLFFLANIARAEVIDKIVATVNDRPITTYDLKELAPFYHAKDEKQLLNEVINDYVIEDIAKKDGIVLTDQDINEFIENVAKNNKLTKDELEQKIKQEGLSYDYYKEFAKFNAYKLKVMQKIFAPTIQIDEKEIKNFYNNHPDLFNQSTVTLDIIETKSKPDIEEAMKQLKLGSSFDSVKEKYSINKNGPKQLYVADINKQLQGIIEKMQVGQISPIIESTNGYFIIKVLDKKNVNLSFDDVKDKIRNLLFEEKLNERFSSWLSGIKSSMDISTFDEN; via the coding sequence ATGAAAAAAATTTTAGTTTTTATTACAGGTTTGTTTTTTTTGGCTAATATTGCTAGAGCCGAAGTGATTGACAAAATTGTTGCCACAGTAAACGATAGGCCCATTACAACTTATGACTTAAAAGAGCTTGCGCCATTTTACCATGCAAAAGATGAAAAACAATTGCTAAATGAAGTTATTAACGATTATGTAATAGAAGATATTGCAAAAAAAGATGGTATTGTATTAACGGACCAGGATATAAATGAATTTATAGAAAACGTTGCAAAAAATAATAAATTAACAAAAGATGAATTAGAGCAAAAAATAAAACAGGAAGGTTTAAGTTACGATTATTACAAAGAATTTGCAAAATTCAATGCATATAAACTAAAAGTTATGCAAAAAATTTTTGCCCCAACAATCCAGATTGATGAAAAAGAAATCAAAAATTTTTACAACAATCACCCAGATTTATTTAACCAAAGCACGGTTACATTAGATATAATAGAGACAAAAAGCAAACCTGATATTGAAGAAGCAATGAAGCAATTGAAGCTGGGGTCTAGTTTTGATAGCGTAAAAGAAAAATACTCAATAAATAAAAATGGACCAAAACAACTCTATGTAGCAGATATTAATAAACAGCTACAAGGTATCATAGAAAAAATGCAGGTTGGCCAAATTAGTCCAATAATAGAATCTACCAATGGTTACTTTATTATTAAAGTTTTAGATAAAAAAAATGTAAATTTGTCATTTGACGATGTAAAAGATAAAATTAGAAATTTATTATTTGAAGAAAAATTAAATGAGAGATTTTCGAGCTGGTTAAGCGGGATAAAAAGCTCTATGGATATTAGCACTTTTGATGAGAATTGA
- a CDS encoding RNA-binding S4 domain-containing protein has product MRIDLFLKQSRIVKRRTLAKQMCNDGFVFLNDSKAKAQSNVKVNDIITIYFPSKKVVYKVLGLPEKVINKSQSPLLYDILSEEFYEK; this is encoded by the coding sequence ATGAGAATTGATCTTTTTTTAAAACAATCGCGTATTGTTAAAAGACGTACGCTCGCAAAACAGATGTGCAATGATGGTTTTGTTTTTTTAAATGATTCAAAGGCAAAAGCCCAAAGCAATGTAAAGGTAAATGATATTATTACTATATACTTTCCTTCTAAAAAGGTAGTCTACAAAGTTTTGGGTTTACCAGAAAAAGTTATAAATAAATCCCAATCTCCTTTATTATACGATATTTTAAGCGAGGAATTTTATGAAAAATAA